From Passer domesticus isolate bPasDom1 chromosome 5, bPasDom1.hap1, whole genome shotgun sequence, the proteins below share one genomic window:
- the LOC135301152 gene encoding solute carrier organic anion transporter family member 1C1-like, with protein sequence MTVETKPSNVRDSNQEAEPDQLLDDEGNKNPPVKKTSSCTGLKVFLAALSFSYFSKALSGTIMKSSITQIERRFDLTSSIAGLVDGSFEMGNLLVIAFVSYFGAKLHRPKVIAVGCFTMALGCFLSAMPHFFMGYYKYETTSHTAASASLNSSISPCSLHQDGNDTVLEVSRAGCEKEPSSYMWIYILLGNVLRGIGETPITPLGISYLDDFAKEENVPVYVACLHTVAMMGPMFGFLLGSLCAKLYVDVGFVDPGSITITPQDSRWVGAWWLGFLIGGAASFLSAIPFCFLPKSLEKPEEAKKDKTSRGLLENMGATGNKLSPEKTKPRKWSVMLKDFYNSLKKVLGNRMYFTFLCCSLLQFNSFIGFVTYKAKYMEQQYGQSTSKSNFLIGVTSLPPVGLGIFLGGLIMKKYKMGIIAATKFSFTMSFLSYAISMLHFFVGCDNHVVAGMTVSYEGNPIPYHNNSLFSECNSHCKCASNVWDPVCGANGITYVSACLAGCGTSVGHGKNTVFHNCTCLEINRSWTGNNSATLGQCPKSDDCSMNFIYYTVIQVIGGFFYALGATPSYMLTFRCVQPELKALAVGLFTLVMRMLAGIPAPVYFGAAIDKTCLKWGSTSCGKRGACRLYDSNANRYVYLGLGAIIRGPYFLVGIIFYTLIKKHFQNKNSRSLENGQEDAAMNKEDNCKVKEHLPGSDAENESSI encoded by the exons ATGACAGTGGAAACCAAACCCAGCAACGTCAGGGACTCAAACCAGGAGGCAGAACCTGACCAGCTTCTGGATGatgaaggaaacaaaaacccaccagTCAAAAAGACTTCCTCTTGCACTGGATTGAAG GTGTTTCTGGCTGCTCTGTCCTTCAGCTACTTCAGCAAAGCCCTGTCTGGTACGATAATGAAGAGCTCCATCACCCAGATTGAGAGAAGGTTTGACCTGACCTCCTCCATCGCAGGGCTGGTCGACGGGAGCTTCGAGATGG GCAACTTGCTGGTGATTGCGTTTGTAAGCTATTTTGGAGCTAAGCTGCATAGGCCCAAAGTGATAGCTGTGGGATGCTTTACTATGGCTTTGGGATGCTTTCTGTCAGCCATGCCTCATTTCTTCATGGGATA CTACAAGTATGAGACAACATCACACACAGCTGCTTCAGCCAGCTTAAATTCCAGCATAAGTCCCTGCTCTCTACATCAAGATGGGAATGACACTGTCCTGGAAGTCTCACGAGCAG gctgtgagaAGGAGCCCTCATCATATATGTGGATATATATCTTGCTGGGAAACGTGCTGCGTGGGATTGGTGAGACACCAATAACGCCCCTGGGCATCTCCTACCTCGACGACTTTGCTAAGGAAGAGAACGTTCCCGTGTATGTAG CGTGCTTGCACACCGTGGCCATGATGGGCCCCATGTTTGGCTTCCTGCTGGGATCTCTGTGTGCAAAGCTCTACGTGGATGTTGGATTTGTGGATCCGG GGAGCATCACCATCACCCCACAGGACTCCCGCTGGGTGGGTGCATGGTGGCTTGGCTTCTTAATAGGTGGAGCAGCCAGTTTCCTGTCTGCTATTCCATTCTGCTTCCTGCCAAAGAGTCTGGAAAAGCCAGAGGAAGCCAAGAAGGACAAAACTTCACGTGGGCTGTTGGAAAACATGGGTGCCACGGGGAATAAACTTTCTCCTGAAAAAACTAAGCCAAGGAAGTGGTCAGTGATGCTGAAAG ATTTCTATAACTCCCTGAAAAAGGTATTGGGTAATCGAATGTACTTTACATTTTTGTGTTGCTCACTGTTACAGTTCAACAGTTTTATTGGTTTTGTGACTTACAAAGCAAAGTACATGGAACAGCAGTATGGACAATCTACATCCAAATCCAACTTCCTAATAG GAGTGACATCCTTGCCTCCTGTAGGTCTTGGAATTTTCCTAGGAGGGCTTATAATGAAAAAGTATAAAATGGGCATCATTGCAGCGACAAAGTTTTCATTTACCATGTCATTTTTGTCCTATGCCATCAGCATGTTACACTTTTTTGTTGGCTGTGATAACCATGTGGTGGCAGGAATGACAGTGTCCTATGAAGG CAACCCCATTCCGTACCACAACAATTCCCTATTTTCGGAATGCAACTCTCACTGCAAATGTGCCTCCAATGTGTGGGACCCTGTGTGTGGAGCCAATGGGATCACCTATGTCTCTGCATGTCTGGCTGGGTGTGGGACTTCCGTGGGACATGGAAAGAACACA GTCTTCCATAACTGCACATGTCTTGAAATCAACCGTTCATGGACAGGAAACAATTCTGCCACCTTGGGGCAATGTCCAAAAAGTGATGATTGCTCGATGAATTTCATTTATTACACAGTAATACAAGTCATAGGTGGATTTTTCTATGCCCTGGGAGCCACTCCTTCATACATGCTTACATTCAG ATGTGTCCAGCCAGAGCTCAAAGCTCTGGCAGTTGGTCTCTTCACGCTCGTTATGAGGATGTTGG CTGGGATTCCAGCACCAGTTTATTTCGGCGCAGCCATCGACAAGACATGCCTGAAGTGGGGCAGCACCAGCTGtgggaagagaggggcttgcagGCTCTATGACTCCAATGCAAACAG GTATGTCTACCTTGGTTTAGGAGCAATTATAAGAGGTCCTTACTTCTTGgttggaataattttttatacATTGATAAAGAAACACTTTCAAAATAAGAACTCCAGGTCCCTAGAGAATGGACAAGAAGATGCTGCTATGAATAAAGAAGACAATTGCAAGGTCAAAGAACATTTGCCAGGTTCTGATGCAGAGAATGAATCCTCTATTTAG